A part of Ursus arctos isolate Adak ecotype North America chromosome X, UrsArc2.0, whole genome shotgun sequence genomic DNA contains:
- the LOC125281774 gene encoding melanoma-associated antigen 4-like, with amino-acid sequence MSLGRRSELWQLEEDPVPAQSLVEAQLSGAGEEGATAWGQPHHGSSSPDEEGSSGWEEPEEAQPLLQDTVQGKAADLVAFLVLKYLTQQRTSQAEMLEVVGNDYQDAFPVIFGQASECMRLVFGVDVKEVDPSDHSYVLVTVLGLTCGGLPSGEQGMPKTGLLVVLLGVIVLEGDCAPEEKVWEVLGVMGVYASREHVIYGEPRELLTNVWVQEGYVEYRQVPGSDPARYEFLWGPRAYVETSKFQVLEYLLRVSRGQQPSSLALCEESVSDEEEGA; translated from the exons ATGTCCCTGGGTCGGAGGAGTGAGCTCTGGCAGCTGGAGGAAGACCCAGTCCCGGCCCAGAGCCTGGTGGAGGCACAGCTgtccggggctggggaggaggggg CCACTGCATGGGGCCAGCCCCACCATGGCTCCAGCAGCCCAGATGAGGAGGGGTCGAGCGGCTGGGAGGAGCCCGAGgaagcccagcccctgctccaggaCACAGTCCAGGGGAAGGCTGCTGACCTGGTGGCGTTCCTGGTGCTCAAGTATCTCACCCAGCAGCGCACCAGCCAGGCAGAGATGCTGGAGGTGGTCGGCAACGACTACCAGGACGCCTTCCCCGTGATCTTCGGCCAAGCGTCCGAGTGCATGCGGCTGGTCTTTGGCGTGGATGTGAAGGAGGTGGACCCCAGCGACCACTCCTACGTCCTGGTCACCGTCCTGGGCCTCACCTGCGGTGGGTTGCCGAGTGGTGAGCAGGGCATGCCCAAGACCGGCCTCCTGGTGGTGCTCTTGGGGGTGATCGTCCTGGAGGGCGACTGTGCCCCGGAGGAGAAGGTGTGGGAAGTGCTGGGGGTCATGGGGGTGTACGCCAGCAGGGAGCACGTCATCTACGGGGAGCCCAGGGAGCTCCTCACCAATGTCTGGGTGCAGGAAGGGTACGTGGAGTACCGGCAGGTGCCCGGCAGCGACCCTGCCCGCTACGAGTTCCTGTGGGGTCCCAGGGCCTATGTTGAAACCAGCAAGTTCCAAGTGCTGGAGTATTTGCTGCGGGTCAGTCGCGGGCAGCAGCCTTCGTCCCTGGCCCTGTGTGAAGAGTCTGTGAGCGATGAGGAAGAGGGGGCCTGA